The Triticum aestivum cultivar Chinese Spring chromosome 3A, IWGSC CS RefSeq v2.1, whole genome shotgun sequence genome includes a region encoding these proteins:
- the LOC123058891 gene encoding tyrosine decarboxylase 1-like, with the protein MATGGAPFDALSSLDPETFAGESRAVINFLADYYRDVDTYPVQPQDLPGCLRALLPDAPPENGEPIDVILEEVRTHIVPALTHWQSPKFFGYFPMNASTAGFAGEMLSAGLNIVPFMRVASPAATELESAVVDWMGKLMGLPDRFLFSGGGGGGVLHGSTCEAVVCTLAAARDRALSRLGHEGILRLVVYASDQSHCTFQKGARIVGITRSNFRVIPTSASSGYGLTSDSVRDAVEADVASGLVPLYLCATVGTTGLGAVDPVRDLGELARRHSMWLHVDAAYAGSALICPEFQHHIDGAELADSVSMNPHKWFLTNMDCCCLWVASPAALTSALSTNPEYLSNVTDGGAGAGVVDYKDWQIALSRPFRAMKLWVVLRRYGGAGMRAYVRRHVEMAKWFEQELKADGRFEVVAPTRFSLVTFRLRPGHEGDGDAVDGLNRRLLVAMNASGRAFMTHFVVDGKFVIRMAVGGAMTEMRHVQDTWELVREKAEEVGALP; encoded by the coding sequence ATGGCGACGGGTGGAGCACCATTTGACGCGCTATCCTCGCTGGACCCCGAGACCTTCGCCGGGGAGTCGCGCGCCGTGATCAACTTCCTCGCCGACTACTACCGCGACGTCGACACGTATCCGGTCCAGCCCCAGGACTTGCCGGGGTGCCTCCGCGCGCTTCTACCCGACGCGCCGCCGGAGAACGGTGAGCCCATCGACGTGATACTGGAGGAGGTACGCACTCACATCGTCCCGGCACTGACCCACTGGCAGAGCCCCAAGTTCTTCGGCTACTTCCCCATGAACGCCAGCACGGCCGGGTTCGCCGGCGAGATGCTCTCCGCCGGGCTCAACATTGTGCCGTTCATGCGGGTCGCCTCGCCGGCCGCCACCGAGCTCGAGAGCGCCGTGGTGGACTGGATGGGCAAGCTGATGGGCCTCCCGGACCGCTTCCtcttctccggcggcggcggcggcggcgtgctgcACGGGAGCACCTGCGAGGCCGTGGTGTGCACGCTCGCGGCCGCGCGCGATCGCGCGCTGAGCAGGCTCGGCCACGAGGGCATCCTGAGGCTGGTGGTCTACGCCTCGGACCAGAGCCACTGCACGTTCCAGAAGGGCGCGAGGATCGTGGGGATCACTCGGTCCAACTTCCGCGTCATCCCAACGTCGGCGTCGTCGGGCTACGGCCTCACCTCGGACAGCGTCCGCGACGCCGTGGAGGCCGACGTGGCCAGCGGGCTCGTGCCGCTGTACCTGTGCGCCACGGTCGGCACCACCGGGCTCGGCGCGGTCGACCCGGTGCGGGACCTCGGCGAGCTGGCGCGGAGACACAGCATGTGGCTGCACGTCGACGCCGCGTACGCCGGCAGCGCCCTGATCTGCCCCGAGTTCCAGCATCACATCGACGGCGCCGAGCTCGCGGACTCGGTGAGCATGAACCCGCACAAGTGGTTCCTCACCAACATGGACTGCTGCTGCCTGTGGGTGGCAAGCCCGGCCGCGCTCACCTCCGCGCTGTCCACCAACCCAGAGTACCTCAGCAACGTCACAGATGGAGGTGCGGGCGCAGGCGTGGTCGACTACAAGGACTGGCAGATCGCGCTGTCGCGGCCATTCCGCGCCATGAAGCTGTGGGTGGTCCTGCGCCGCTACGGCGGGGCGGGCATGCGGGCGTACGTACGGCGGCACGTCGAGATGGCCAAGTGGTTCGAGCAGGAGCTGAAGGCCGACGGGCGGTTCGAGGTGGTAGCGCCGACGAGGTTCTCCCTCGTGACCTTCCGCCTCCGTCCAGGGCACGAGGGCGACGGCGATGCCGTTGATGGCTTGAACCGTAGGCTCCTCGTGGCGATGAACGCCAGCGGGCGGGCGTTCATGACGCACTTCGTGGTGGACGGCAAGTTTGTTATCCGTATGGCCGTGGGCGGAGCCATGACGGAGATGCGGCACGTACAAGACACGTGGGAGCTTGTCCGGGAGAAGGCCGAGGAAGTCGGCGCCCTCCCCTAG